In the Pseudoalteromonas sp. A25 genome, ACTGTCTTCATAACTTACAACAAAATACGAACTATTACTTGGGTAGTAAACCCATGAATCTGGTGACGTTACTTCGGAGTTATTCGCAATTACCAAAGGAGCTTCATCTAACCCTGCTGCGAGTTGCTCTAAATACTCTTTATCTTGACTACTTAAAAGAGCCACATCTTCGTACCCTGCCCCGTAGTCATAAAAAGCCTCAGGATCACCTAGCTCAATATTCGTTTGTAAAAACTCAACCGTTAATATTGCACTCACAGCGTCTGACAAGCTATCAGGAACAACTATCGACAAAGTTCCATCGAATGACGAGCCATAAATATCACTGTCCTTACTACCTGTTATCCTAGAAGACCCGCTATCCCCAATCACTGTGTAATATTGAGCACGCTGAGTGTCGCTTTTCGGCGCGACCACCGTACTTGTTGGTGTTGAAAACGTTGAGTAAACATTTGTACCATTAGGAGTGCGTATCGTTAAGTATGCATATTTTATCGTTACGCCTTGGGATTGTGCTTTTTCGCTGCCACTTGCTGCCTCGTTTACATCAATCGCAAATACCAAACTTCCGCTATTGTCTTGCCTAAACCATTCTAATGCTTCAGCTGTAGGATTTTTGTCTGCAATGTGAGCAACAAATAAATCAATGTCTCCATAACCTTGGCGTATCGTATCTTTGAGCTTCACTGATTCGAACGCTTGCGTATTCATACTAATAACAACAACCAAGATAAAAATTAACCACTTCATAAGTTAATCTCCATTGTAATTTGAGGGTCACCCGCAACCGTTGAAAACATATCTACAAACACGTTAGACACGACATTTTCTATATATAAACTTAAGTTGAGCTCTCCTTTGACTCCGCCCAAAAATAATAACTTGCCCTGCTCTGTATAGACTTTTATGAACACAGTATTTGCACTAAAATCGTAGCTTTCAGGCTCAATTACGATGTTGTGCTCACGAAATTGAGAAAACACAAACTCTTCACCAGCAGGCGTATCACTCAATAACGTTGACAACGAATTAGATTGCTCAGATGCAGGTTGTACACTCTGCTCTTGTGCACTTTGATTTATAATATCCGTCGACTTAGCTTGCTCTTCTGATGAACCGCCACAGGCGATTAACGCAACGCAATAAATCAGGGTTAAACAAAACCTCATATCAAACTCCAACAATGGTGCCTTGCATTACCACTTCAAAATT is a window encoding:
- a CDS encoding LruC domain-containing protein; this encodes MKWLIFILVVVISMNTQAFESVKLKDTIRQGYGDIDLFVAHIADKNPTAEALEWFRQDNSGSLVFAIDVNEAASGSEKAQSQGVTIKYAYLTIRTPNGTNVYSTFSTPTSTVVAPKSDTQRAQYYTVIGDSGSSRITGSKDSDIYGSSFDGTLSIVVPDSLSDAVSAILTVEFLQTNIELGDPEAFYDYGAGYEDVALLSSQDKEYLEQLAAGLDEAPLVIANNSEVTSPDSWVYYPSNSSYFVVSYEDSYPNKGDYDFNDLIVGYQVGFGMLNNEVVSINATGYMIARGASYTHDWYLHIPFASSVSGSATISMFKPGSQTPIFGYPQSKTFSDSVDLLIFEDSKSLMSVPGYEFVNTLPDVPIIKGNKFSVVVNLDSPVPANEMPSAPYDPYLYTEVTGHEVHLPGNVARLAFSANSGSIDTQFKDTQGYPYALVFPDDWLPPIEYVDLGQAYSKFLSYSRGDGTSDASWYLSPNTESTKDIGKSIWMW